In Phyllopteryx taeniolatus isolate TA_2022b chromosome 22, UOR_Ptae_1.2, whole genome shotgun sequence, one DNA window encodes the following:
- the mettl25 gene encoding methyltransferase-like protein 25 — protein MIPSSVGLAELRQRIDELTRFLAATLSIANAHTVEFYTHDVWSRFVAVSPEEVLAAIGASGHQGAPQLKKQSGSIEQRRTTFGFCQDTNRLLDAHELLRAAKAHSLPGLGVCISRDELLEALRRKPSELGAETGIELEPDEFMNTKKSHEVQSMAEVVDCLAKSCGVKQVIDVGSGKGYLSSFLSLQHGLRVFGIDSSSTNTHGAQERNRKVKKFSKVYQKHRKAAKGEAEHQVVTEIKGEEDESQKDTLQTPDSNPIEEFFLSAMSLEVIQSGRTSPSSLTDEERQRRKRENLERKALSRNGATSAVFSPLTSYVTAETELRELIDELEDAVLVGLHTCGDLAPSTLRMFAAKAELLAVCSVGCCYNKLSEEFEPDAQDCSRGAFGFPLSQHLRRHSWFCGRNARMSACLALERVAVGHGIQMDSLFYRAVLHVILRDHYGAYKSEKRVGNVYSKAKSFVDYVRRALCKLDLDDSQLSDGDIQRYHDAHVSRQPEIRAFNLLKVTLAPCIEGLILLDRLCYLKEQDKGSFATLVQLFDPLLSPRCYAVVALKN, from the exons ATGATTCCCTCCTCGGTGGGCCTCGCGGAGCTTCGGCAACGCATCGATGAACTCACGCGTTTTCTCGCTGCCACTCTGAGCATCGCAAACGCGCACACGGTGGAGTTTTACACGCACGACGTGTGGAGTCGTTTCGTGGCCGTGTCGCCCGAGGAGGTGCTGGCTGCAATCGGCGCGAgcggccaccagggggcgccaCAGCTCAAAAAACAAAGTGGATCCATAG AGCAACGCAGGACCACATTTGGGTTTTGCCAAGACACAAACCGGCTGCTTGATGCGCACGAACTGTTGCGTGCAGCCAAGGCCCACTCGCTTCCCGGGCTGGGGGTCTGCATAAGCCGGGATGAGCTTCTGGAGGCCCTCAGACGAAAGCCATCGGAATTAGGTGCTGAGACGG GCATTGAATTGGAGCCGGATGAGTTCATGAACACGAAGAAGTCGCATGAGGTGCAGTCCATGGCGGAGGTGGTGGACTGTTTGGCCAAGAGCTGTGGAGTCAAACagg TGATAGACGTGGGTTCGGGGAAGGGCTACCTGAGCTccttcctgtccctgcagcacGGCCTCCGCGTCTTCGGCATCGACTCGTCCAGCACCAACACCCACGGGGCGCAGGAGAGGAACCGCAAAGTGAAGAAGTTCTCCAAGGTGTACCAGAAACACAGGAAGGCTGCAAAAGGAGAGGCAGAGCACCaggtggtcacagaaataaaagGTGAAGAAGATGAGTCCCAGAAGGATACGCTGCAGACACCAGACTCGAACCCCATAGAGGAGTTCTTCTTAAGTGCCATGTCGTTGGAGGTGATACAGTCTGGGAGAACTTCCCCCAGCTCACTGACTGATGAGGAGAggcagaggaggaagagggagaaCCTCGAGAGGAAAGCCCTGAGCAGAAACGGCGCAACCAGTGCCGTCTTTTCACCGCTCACGTCTTACGTTACCGCCGAAACGGAGCTGAGGGAGCTCATCGATGAGCTGGAG GATGCGGTCCTGGTGGGCCTGCACACGTGCGGCGACCTGGCGCCCAGCACGCTCAGAATGTTTGCGGCAAAAGCGGAGCTGCTCGCCGTCTGCAGCGTGGGATGCTGCTACAACAAGCTGTCGGAGGAGTTTGAGCCCGACGCACAGG ATTGTTCGCGCGGTGCGTTCGGGTTCCCTCTGAGTCAGCACCTCCGCCGCCACTCGTGGTTCTGCGGCAGAAACGCCAGGATGTCAGCGTGCTTG GCGCTGGAAAGAGTTGCGGTGGGCCACGGG ATTCAGATGGATTCGCTGTTCTATCGGGCGGTCCTGCATGTTATTCTCCGGGACCACTACGGCGCCTATAAAAG TGAAAAGCGAGTGGGGAACGTCTACTCCAAGGCGAAATCCTTCGTGGATTACGTTCGACGGGCTCTTTGCAAACTGGATCTGGATGATTCACAG CTTTCCGATGGGGACATTCAGCGGTACCACGACGCCCATGTGTCGCGCCAGCCCGAGATCCGCGCTTTTAATCTG TTGAAGGTGACCCTGGCTCCTTGCATTGAAGGCCTCATTCTCCTGGACCGCCTCTGCTACCTGAAAGAGCAG GACAAGGGATCTTTTGCCACTTTGGTGCAACTCTTTGACCCGCTTCTGTCGCCGAGATGTTACGCCGTCGTCGCACTGAAGAACTGA